The following proteins are encoded in a genomic region of Cervus elaphus chromosome 15, mCerEla1.1, whole genome shotgun sequence:
- the LOC122708574 gene encoding olfactory receptor 13A1-like, with translation MEHGLGAAPGWATRSNETLVTEFVLQGFSEHPRLQLPLFGCFFSLYTVALTGNAVIIAVVSHSASLQSPMYFFLCNLAAMDIVCTSSVLPKALAGLAFEENTISFPGCMAQLFFLTWSASSELLLLTVMAYGRYVAICRPLHYSTWMSRRLCRLLAVGVWAVCALNGSLHAGLMTRLSFCGPNVIAHFFCEIPPLLLLSCSPTLVNSIMTVLADAFYGVVNFLLTLASYGCIVASILRMRSAAGRRRAFSTCSSHLLVVAVYYSAVFCAYISPASSYRPERSKVSAVLYTMLSPTLNPIIYSLRNTEVKHALGRLISSL, from the exons ATGGAGCACGGCCTTGGGGCTGCTCCCGGCTGGGCCACAAGGTCCAACGAGACTCTGGTGACAGAATTCGTGCTTCAGGGCTTCTCGGAGCACCCCCGCCTGCAGCTGCCCCTTTTCGGCTGCTTCTTCTCCCTCTACACCGTGGCACTCACGGGCAACGCTGTGATCATCGCCGTGGTCAGCCACAGCGCCAGCCTCCAAagccccatgtactttttcctctgtAATCTGGCTGCCATGGATATTGTCTGCACCTCATCTGTGCTGCCCAAGGCGCTGGCGGGCCTGGCCTTCGAGGAAAACACCATCTCCTTCCCGGGGTGCATGGCCCAGCTGTTCTTCCTCACCTGGTCCGCATCTTccgagctgctgctgctgacgGTCATGGCCTACGgccgctacgtggccatctgccgCCCGCTGCACTACAGCACATGGATGAGCCGGCGGTTGTGCAGGTTGCTGGCCGTGGGCGTGTGGGCCGTCTGTGCCCTCAACGGGTCGCTGCACGCTGGGCTGATGACGCGGCTGTCCTTCTGCGGCCCCAACGTTATCGCACACTTCTTCTGCGAGATCCCCCCACTCCTGCTGCTCTCCTGCAGCCCCACACTTGTGAACAGCATCATGACTGTCTTAGCCGATGCCTTCTATGGAGTCGTCAACTTCCTGCTCACTCTGGCTTCCTACGGCTGCATCGTCGCCAGCATCCTGCGCATGCGCTCGGCTGCCGGCAGGCGGcgggccttctccacctgctcctcccaccttctgGTGGTCGCCGTGTACTACTCCGCAGTGTTCTGTGCTTACATCAGTCCGGCCTCCAGCTACCGCCCTGAGAGAAGCAAGGTGTCCGCAGTGCTCTACACGATGCTGAGCCCCACCCTGAACCCCATCATCTACTCTCTGAGGAACACGGAGGTTAAACATGCCCTGGGGAGACTT atctctagtctt